The segment GTACTGCCCGGAGTTGCCGGCCTCGTGGACCATGATGTCGAACACGAAGCTCAGGTTCGAGCCGGACTCGGCGGTGAACTGCTTGTTGATCTGGAGCTTGTCGCTCGGGAGCTGAACGTCGACCTGCTCACCGTTCTCCAGGGTGCCCTGCACGTCGCTGACGTGGACGAACACCTTGTCGTACTCGCCGGCGCTGATGTTGAAGTCGGTGAGCCGGGAGGCGTTCGCGCCCTGCAGCTCGGTCAGGTCGACCGTGCGGTTGTCGACCTCGTGCGTGACCCAGTCCTCCGACTCGCTGCCGGGTTCGCTGTCGTCGGAGTCGTCGCTGTCTTCGGCGTCGTCGCCGTCGTTGCTCTCGGTTTCGGTGCTGTTGTCCGAGTCGTCGGTCTCCGTCTCCGGTGCCTCGGTGGTCGTGTTCGTCTCGGTCTGGGTGGCCGTCTCGTTCGCGTCCTCGAGGGTGTCGGTGGTCTCGTTCTCGATATCGTCGCGCTCGTCGTCGGAGTCGTCGCCATCGCTCTCGTCCGAATCGTCACCGCTCTCGTCGGCCTGGTGGAAGCCGACCGCGGTGATGGTGACGTTGAGGTGTTCGAACTGGTCGATGGCACCCGGGCGGTCGCTCACGTAGAACGACACGCTGGCGTCGTCGTCCGAGTTCGCGCCGTCCCCGCTACCGGTGATGCCGCCGAGGCATCCGGCGGTCACGAGGAGGGCGGCCAGTGCGATTGCGAGCAGTGCATTTGGTCGTGACATCGTGCTTGTCCCTGACGGCTCCGGGGGCATAAACCGGGAACTCGGTTGCGGAGGGTTTGGTCGGATTCAACCGGATTGGCGGTTCTGAACGGTCGTGAACGGTTTCAACTGCGGGTCGACCGTTTCGATACCGGTTTACCGGTCCCCGGCTGACGGTGTACCATGTCGATGCGCGTGACCTTCCTCGGGACCAGCGGGGCCGTGCCGACCACCCAGCGCAACCCCACCGCCATCTACTGCCAGCGCGAGGGTGACGGCTTCCTCTTCGACTGCGGCGAGGGGACCCAGCGCCAGATGATGCGTTTCGGGACGGGCTTCTCGGTGGACCACATCTTCGTCACGCACACCCACGGCGACCACGTGCTGGGCATCCCGGGACTGGTCCAGACCATGGACTTCAACGAGCGCGACGCCGCGCTCGCGATCCACTGCCCCCCCGGCGAGAGGCAGCTCGTCGAGAACCTCGTCAGCGCGACCGGCGCGCGACCCTCCTTCCCGGTCCGCGTCCACGAGGTGAGTGCGGGCGATGTTGCCCTGCGCCGCGACGAGTACGAGATCCGCGTGTTCCACGTCGACCACCGGACGACGGCGGTCGGCTACGCGCTCGTCGAGGACGACCGGAAGGGCCGGTTCGACCGCGCACACGCCGAGGAGCTGGGCGTTCCGGTCGGCCCGAAGTTCTCGGAACTGCACGAGGGGAACGCGGTCGAGCTCGACGACGGCACGGTCGTCACCCCGGACCAGGTCGTGGGCGACCCCCGACCCGGTCGACGGTTCGTCTACACCGGCGACACACAGCCCACCGACGCGACCGTCGCGGCCGCCGAGGACGCCGACCTGCTGGTCCACGACGCGACGTTCGCCGAGGACCGCCGCGACCGCGCCGGCCAGACCGGCCACTCGACGGCGAAGCAGGCCGGAGAGATCGCCCAGCGCGCCGGGGCGAAGCGGCTCGCGCTCACGCACGTCTCCTCGCGCTACGCCAACGATGTCGAGCATCACCGCGCGGAAGCTCGGGAGGCGTTCGACGGCGAACTGCTGATTCCGGACGACGGCGACACCGTCGAGGTTCCGTACCCGGACGGGGAGTGAGCCGCCCCCGACGCCCGCACCTGCGCCGATGCCCACCCCGGTGACAGTGCCCGCGCCGCCGCCGACACCGTGTGGGTGATTGACGCGGGGCGGGTTCGTTTTTCACGG is part of the Haloarchaeobius litoreus genome and harbors:
- a CDS encoding DUF4382 domain-containing protein gives rise to the protein MSRPNALLAIALAALLVTAGCLGGITGSGDGANSDDDASVSFYVSDRPGAIDQFEHLNVTITAVGFHQADESGDDSDESDGDDSDDERDDIENETTDTLEDANETATQTETNTTTEAPETETDDSDNSTETESNDGDDAEDSDDSDDSEPGSESEDWVTHEVDNRTVDLTELQGANASRLTDFNISAGEYDKVFVHVSDVQGTLENGEQVDVQLPSDKLQINKQFTAESGSNLSFVFDIMVHEAGNSGQYILRPVVSESGTGDQVEIDDVDAEDDEERGPPEDAGPENDDDDSDDSDDSDDSDLELAVDGQVRAGENVTLTVTGNDDAAVANATVSVGGEAVGTTDADGTIQLTVPDDAEELEVTATTADAETETSWPVRGDGGQSSLTLPV
- the rnz gene encoding ribonuclease Z, whose translation is MSMRVTFLGTSGAVPTTQRNPTAIYCQREGDGFLFDCGEGTQRQMMRFGTGFSVDHIFVTHTHGDHVLGIPGLVQTMDFNERDAALAIHCPPGERQLVENLVSATGARPSFPVRVHEVSAGDVALRRDEYEIRVFHVDHRTTAVGYALVEDDRKGRFDRAHAEELGVPVGPKFSELHEGNAVELDDGTVVTPDQVVGDPRPGRRFVYTGDTQPTDATVAAAEDADLLVHDATFAEDRRDRAGQTGHSTAKQAGEIAQRAGAKRLALTHVSSRYANDVEHHRAEAREAFDGELLIPDDGDTVEVPYPDGE